CAATCGGTTTGTGCCGGAAAAAGCAGCGCACATGCCGCCCCAACTGCCAGCAATACTATGCCCACCCGTTTGGAAATATGAGCAGCATATTCATTGGCGGCCTTCCACATTTCTATATTTTTGGTAGACAGGAATGTGCGGTAGCCATACCATGATTTCATGCTTTTGGGAGGAAAGCGATGAATGAAGAAGCCCATGATGCAGAATAAAAGACCCACGAATATCGATGCATTACAGTAGGTGGAGTGGAGAAAACGTAATAACATGATTCGGGGATTTGGTTGCTATAAGTTAAAGAAAAAATTACGAATTAGGAATCTATGGTGTCCGGATAAAATAGAGCCCGGATGATCAAAAAAGGAGCCTGAAAGCTCCTTTTTGAGTAAGTTAGCGTTTACCACAATGCTACTTACTTATGAGCAATGTACAGCTATTTCAGGATGAGACAAAGCGCTCCGAAATCGAACACAATTTGTACCAATAACGAACAATTTTAACTTTATACAATTTCTTAATTAATTGGTTATCAAACACAAATAACAGTGGCATTGTGTTAGCTCAAAAAATAGACAATAAATTCGCGGGTCATGTTCAAAAATCATTTCAAAGTTGCGATTCGCAACCTTTTGAAAAACAAAGGGCTTTTTCTGATCAATATCTCAGGACTTGCCCTGGGCATTGCTTGCAGCCTGTTGATCCTGCTGTGGGTACAGAACGAACGCAGTTATGACCGTTTTCACGAACATGCCTCCGAAATTTACAGGGTGATCGCAGATGACCGTGGCCAGAAATATCCTCTTTCCGGCGCACGCCTGGCAGCTGCAATGGAGGCGCAGATTCCTTCCATCCAAACGACTGTCCGATTAAAGCCTAATTCGTCTGCCCTGTTCGAAGCGGGGAACCGGAAATTCGAAGAA
The genomic region above belongs to Chitinophaga sp. 180180018-3 and contains:
- a CDS encoding SdpI family protein encodes the protein MLLRFLHSTYCNASIFVGLLFCIMGFFIHRFPPKSMKSWYGYRTFLSTKNIEMWKAANEYAAHISKRVGIVLLAVGAACALLFPAQTDWFWYITVGAVVAGAMYLVGDTEWELNKHFDEEGNRNSL